A genomic segment from Streptomyces antibioticus encodes:
- the glgX gene encoding glycogen debranching protein GlgX: MTSRPYRKAGVPAWSGHPCPLGADFDGKGTNFALFSEVAERVDLVLVDDDGTPSTVPLTEVDGFVWHGYLPGVGPGQRYGYRVHGPWDPAAGHRCNPAKLLLDPYARAVDGQIDNHPSLFERADDGPDPADSAGHTLLGVVTDPAFDWGDDTPPRRPYADTVVYETHVRGLTRTHPDVPRALRGTYAGLAHPAVTEHLTSLGVTAVELMPVHQYVQDGVLTDRGLSNYWGYNTIGFFAPHNAYAAHGSRGGQVTEFKAMVKALHAAGLEVILDVVYNHTAEGNEKGPTLSFRGIDNAAYYRLVDGDWSHYYDTTGTGNSLLMRHPYVLQLIMDSLRYWVTEMHVDGFRFDLAATLARQFHEVDRLSAFFDLIQQDPVISRVKLIAEPWDLGEGGYQVGNFPQLWSEWNGRYRDAVRDFWRAEPHSLAEFASRLTGSSDLYAHSRRRPRASVNFVTAHDGFTLRDLVSYNDKHNQANGEGDRDGESHNRSWNCGTEGDTDDPQILALRSRQQRNLLATLLLSQGIPMIGHGDELGRTQRGNNNAYCQDNPVSWIDWRLTEEQRELTAFCRRLLALRAAHPVLRRRRFFLGETVTHAGQPLPDLVWLLPDAREMRARDWQRSDAHSVGVFLNGDAIAEPDSQGRPVIDDSFLLLFNSYWEPVPFRLPGTSYGERWTVCADTAEPEGGRDETEYKAGAEVTVEGRSLIVLSRPPRRSE, translated from the coding sequence GTGACCTCACGGCCGTACCGGAAAGCAGGGGTGCCCGCCTGGAGCGGGCACCCCTGCCCGCTGGGTGCCGACTTCGACGGGAAGGGCACCAACTTCGCCCTGTTCAGCGAGGTCGCCGAGCGGGTGGACCTGGTCCTCGTCGACGACGACGGCACCCCGAGCACCGTGCCGCTGACCGAGGTCGACGGCTTCGTCTGGCACGGGTATCTGCCCGGCGTCGGCCCCGGCCAGCGCTACGGATACCGGGTGCACGGACCGTGGGACCCCGCCGCCGGACACCGCTGCAACCCGGCGAAGCTGCTCCTCGACCCCTACGCGCGCGCCGTCGACGGACAGATCGACAACCACCCCTCGCTGTTCGAACGCGCGGACGACGGCCCCGATCCGGCGGACAGCGCCGGGCACACCCTCCTCGGCGTGGTCACCGACCCGGCCTTCGACTGGGGCGACGACACCCCGCCCCGACGGCCGTACGCGGACACGGTCGTCTACGAGACCCATGTCCGCGGACTCACCCGCACCCACCCCGACGTCCCGCGCGCCCTGCGCGGCACCTACGCCGGACTCGCCCACCCCGCGGTGACCGAGCACCTCACCTCGCTCGGGGTGACGGCGGTCGAGCTGATGCCGGTGCACCAGTACGTGCAGGACGGCGTCCTCACGGACCGGGGCCTGTCCAACTACTGGGGCTACAACACCATCGGCTTCTTCGCGCCGCACAACGCCTATGCCGCGCACGGCAGCCGGGGCGGCCAGGTCACCGAGTTCAAGGCGATGGTGAAGGCCCTGCACGCGGCCGGCCTGGAGGTGATCCTCGACGTCGTCTACAACCACACCGCCGAGGGCAACGAGAAGGGCCCCACCCTCTCCTTCCGGGGCATCGACAACGCCGCCTACTACCGGCTGGTGGACGGCGACTGGTCCCACTACTACGACACCACCGGCACCGGAAACAGCCTGCTCATGCGGCATCCCTACGTGCTGCAACTGATCATGGACTCGCTGCGGTACTGGGTGACCGAGATGCATGTCGACGGCTTCCGCTTCGACCTCGCGGCCACGTTGGCCCGGCAGTTCCACGAGGTGGACCGGCTGTCGGCGTTCTTCGACCTGATCCAGCAGGACCCGGTGATCAGCCGCGTCAAGCTGATCGCCGAACCCTGGGACCTCGGCGAGGGCGGCTACCAGGTGGGCAACTTCCCCCAGCTCTGGTCGGAGTGGAACGGCCGCTACCGGGACGCCGTACGGGACTTCTGGCGGGCCGAGCCGCATTCGCTCGCCGAGTTCGCCTCCCGGCTGACCGGCTCCTCCGACCTGTACGCCCACAGCAGGCGGCGGCCGCGCGCCAGCGTCAACTTCGTGACCGCGCACGACGGGTTCACCCTGCGCGACCTCGTCTCCTACAACGACAAGCACAACCAGGCCAACGGCGAGGGCGACCGGGACGGCGAGAGCCACAACCGGTCCTGGAACTGCGGCACGGAGGGCGACACCGACGATCCGCAGATCCTCGCGCTCCGCTCCCGCCAGCAGCGCAACCTCCTCGCCACCCTGCTGCTCTCCCAGGGCATCCCGATGATCGGCCACGGCGACGAACTCGGCCGCACCCAGCGCGGCAACAACAACGCCTACTGCCAGGACAACCCCGTCTCCTGGATCGACTGGCGGCTCACCGAGGAGCAGCGCGAGCTGACCGCGTTCTGCCGGCGACTGCTCGCCCTGCGCGCCGCCCACCCGGTGCTGCGCCGGCGGCGGTTCTTCCTGGGCGAGACCGTGACCCACGCCGGGCAGCCGCTGCCCGACCTGGTCTGGCTGCTGCCGGACGCCCGCGAGATGCGGGCCCGGGACTGGCAGCGCTCCGACGCGCACAGCGTCGGGGTGTTCCTCAACGGCGACGCGATCGCCGAACCCGACTCCCAGGGCCGGCCCGTGATCGACGACTCGTTCCTGCTGCTGTTCAACAGCTACTGGGAGCCCGTCCCCTTCCGGCTGCCCGGGACCTCGTACGGGGAGCGCTGGACGGTGTGCGCCGACACGGCGGAGCCGGAGGGCGGCCGGGACGAGACCGAGTACAAGGCGGGCGCCGAGGTGACCGTGGAGGGACGCAGTCTGATCGTGCTGTCCAGGCCGCCCCGGCGCTCGGAGTGA
- a CDS encoding DUF5133 domain-containing protein: MLLPARTEVARQLRRYRAWERVMLASPADRAVRATFEDSGYTLCVLMGKRCAREAADAAERYLRSTLAAYLQEPDARPRPAVRPPAVAR; this comes from the coding sequence ATGCTGCTACCGGCCAGGACAGAGGTCGCCCGGCAGTTGCGGCGGTACCGGGCGTGGGAGCGCGTCATGCTCGCCTCCCCCGCCGACCGCGCGGTGCGGGCCACCTTCGAGGACTCGGGTTACACGCTGTGTGTGCTCATGGGAAAGCGCTGCGCCCGGGAGGCCGCCGACGCGGCGGAACGCTATCTGCGGTCGACTCTCGCCGCCTACCTCCAGGAACCGGACGCCCGGCCCCGGCCGGCGGTCCGGCCCCCGGCGGTGGCGCGGTAG
- a CDS encoding alpha-1,4-glucan--maltose-1-phosphate maltosyltransferase, with protein MSATPVIGRIPVREVRPAVEGGRRPAKAVAGETFHVTATVFREGHDAVAANVVLRGPKGRRGPWTPMRELAPGTDRWGADVTPDAPGRWTYTVEAWSDPVTTWRRHATIKIPAGIDVGSVLEEGAELHERAAAGAPRGRARTTVLKAARILGDDSLPVATRLAAVLTPEVDAVLARHPLRELVTASAPMPLLVERERALYGAWYEFFPRSEGTPETPHGTFRTAARRLPAIAAMGFDVVYLPPIHPIGTTHRKGRNNTLNATPDDVGVPWAIGSPEGGHDAVHPALGTLEDFTWFVEEAARHGLEIALDFALQCSPDHPWVDKHPEWFHHRPDGSIAYAENPPKKYQDIYPVAFDTDLDGITAETVRILRHWMSHGVRIFRVDNPHTKPVLFWERVIAEINRTDPDVIFLAEAFTRPAMMRTLAQIGFQQSYTYFTWRTTKQELTEYLTELSGESASYMRPNLFANTPDILHASLQDGGRAAFALRAVLAATLSPTWGIYSGYELAENTPLRPGSEEYLDSEKYQLKARDWDTPDTLAPLITRLNEIRRTHPALHRLRNLRFHGTDNEQVLAYSKRDGDDTVIVVVNLDPHHTQETTVSLDMPQLGLEHGASLSVHDELTGATYTWGSSNYVRLEPGSAPAHVFHVR; from the coding sequence ATGAGTGCGACCCCTGTCATCGGCCGGATCCCGGTCCGCGAGGTGCGGCCCGCGGTGGAGGGCGGCAGACGCCCGGCCAAGGCCGTCGCGGGGGAAACGTTCCACGTGACGGCGACCGTGTTCCGTGAGGGGCACGACGCCGTCGCCGCCAATGTCGTCCTGCGCGGCCCCAAGGGACGCCGGGGCCCGTGGACTCCGATGCGTGAACTGGCCCCCGGGACCGACCGCTGGGGCGCGGACGTCACACCCGACGCGCCCGGCCGCTGGACGTACACGGTCGAGGCGTGGAGCGATCCGGTCACCACCTGGCGGCGGCACGCCACCATCAAGATCCCGGCGGGGATCGATGTGGGGTCGGTCCTGGAGGAGGGCGCCGAACTCCATGAGCGCGCGGCCGCCGGCGCCCCGAGGGGCCGGGCCCGCACCACGGTCCTGAAGGCGGCGCGGATCCTGGGCGACGACTCCCTGCCGGTCGCGACCCGGCTGGCGGCGGTATTGACGCCGGAGGTGGACGCGGTCCTGGCCCGCCACCCGCTGCGGGAGCTGGTCACCGCCTCCGCGCCGATGCCGCTGCTGGTGGAGCGTGAACGGGCCCTGTACGGCGCCTGGTACGAGTTCTTCCCCCGCTCCGAGGGCACCCCCGAAACCCCGCACGGCACCTTCCGCACCGCAGCCCGGCGGCTGCCCGCCATCGCCGCGATGGGCTTCGACGTCGTCTACCTCCCCCCGATCCACCCCATCGGCACCACCCACCGCAAGGGCCGCAACAACACCCTGAACGCCACCCCCGACGACGTCGGCGTGCCCTGGGCGATCGGCTCACCGGAGGGCGGCCACGACGCGGTCCACCCGGCACTGGGCACCCTGGAGGACTTCACCTGGTTCGTGGAAGAGGCCGCACGGCACGGACTGGAGATCGCCCTCGACTTCGCCCTGCAGTGCTCCCCCGACCACCCCTGGGTGGACAAACATCCGGAGTGGTTCCACCACCGCCCCGACGGCTCCATCGCCTACGCCGAGAACCCGCCCAAGAAGTACCAGGACATCTACCCCGTCGCCTTCGACACCGACCTGGACGGCATCACCGCCGAGACGGTACGCATCCTGCGGCACTGGATGTCCCACGGCGTGCGCATCTTCCGCGTCGACAACCCCCACACCAAACCCGTGCTCTTCTGGGAACGCGTCATCGCCGAGATCAACCGCACCGACCCCGACGTGATCTTCCTCGCCGAAGCCTTCACCCGCCCCGCGATGATGCGCACCCTCGCCCAGATCGGCTTCCAGCAGTCCTACACCTACTTCACCTGGCGGACCACGAAGCAGGAACTGACCGAGTACCTCACCGAACTGTCCGGTGAGAGCGCCTCCTACATGCGGCCCAACCTCTTCGCCAACACCCCCGACATCCTGCACGCCTCCCTCCAGGACGGCGGCCGGGCCGCGTTCGCGCTGCGGGCCGTGCTGGCCGCCACCCTCTCCCCCACCTGGGGCATCTACAGCGGCTACGAACTCGCCGAGAACACCCCCCTGCGCCCCGGCAGCGAGGAATACCTCGACTCCGAGAAGTACCAGCTCAAAGCCCGCGACTGGGACACCCCCGACACCCTCGCCCCCCTCATCACCCGCCTCAACGAGATCCGGCGCACCCACCCCGCGCTGCACCGGCTGCGCAACCTCCGCTTCCACGGCACCGACAACGAGCAGGTGCTCGCGTACAGCAAGCGGGACGGGGACGACACGGTGATCGTCGTGGTGAACCTCGACCCCCACCACACCCAGGAGACGACGGTCTCGTTGGACATGCCGCAACTCGGCCTGGAGCACGGCGCGTCGCTGTCCGTGCACGACGAACTGACCGGTGCGACCTACACCTGGGGCAGCAGCAATTACGTGCGCCTGGAGCCCGGTTCGGCGCCGGCCCACGTGTTCCACGTCCGGTGA
- the treS gene encoding maltose alpha-D-glucosyltransferase yields the protein MTVNSPVPDTFEDTPAKDRDPEWFKRAVFYEVLVRSFQDSNGDGVGDLKGLTAKLDYLQWLGVDCLWLPPFFKSPLRDGGYDVSDYTSVLPEFGDLADFVEFVDHAHQRGMRVIIDFVMNHTSDQHPWFQESRANPNGPYGDYYMWADDDKQYADARIIFVDTEVSNWTFDPVRKQYFFHRFFSHQPDLNYENPAVQEEILAALRFWLDLGIDGFRLDAVPYLYAAEGTNCENLPATHEFLRRVRREIDAQYPDTVILAEANQWPEDVVDYFGDYASGGDECHMAFHFPVMPRIFMAVRRESRHPVSEILAKTPAIPSRCQWGIFLRNHDELTLEMVTDEERDYMYAEYAKDPRMRANIGIRRRLATLLDNDRNQIELFTALLLSLPGSPILYYGDEIGMGDNIWLGDRDAVRTPMQWTPDRNAGFSSCDPGRLFLPTIMDPVYGYQVTNVEASMSDPSSLLHWTRRMIEIRKQNPAFGLGSYTELQSSNPAVLAFLREYEDDLVLCVHNFSRFAQPTELDLRRFDGRHPVELFGGVRFPAIGELPYLLTLAGHGFYWFRLTRAVARVGRRR from the coding sequence ATGACCGTCAACTCACCTGTTCCGGACACCTTCGAGGACACCCCGGCCAAGGACCGCGACCCCGAGTGGTTCAAGCGCGCCGTGTTCTACGAGGTACTCGTCCGCTCCTTCCAGGACAGCAACGGCGACGGCGTCGGCGATCTGAAGGGCCTCACGGCGAAACTCGACTATCTCCAGTGGCTGGGGGTGGACTGCCTCTGGCTTCCGCCCTTCTTCAAGTCGCCTCTGAGGGACGGCGGTTACGACGTCTCGGACTACACCTCGGTACTCCCGGAGTTCGGTGATCTCGCCGACTTCGTGGAGTTCGTGGACCACGCGCATCAGCGTGGGATGCGCGTGATCATCGACTTCGTCATGAACCACACCAGCGACCAGCACCCGTGGTTCCAGGAGTCCCGCGCCAACCCCAACGGCCCCTACGGCGATTACTACATGTGGGCCGACGACGACAAGCAGTACGCCGACGCCCGCATCATCTTCGTCGACACCGAGGTCTCCAACTGGACCTTCGACCCGGTCCGCAAGCAGTACTTCTTCCACCGCTTCTTCTCCCACCAGCCCGACCTCAACTACGAGAACCCGGCCGTCCAGGAAGAGATCCTGGCCGCGCTGCGGTTCTGGCTGGACCTGGGCATCGACGGTTTCCGGCTGGACGCGGTGCCGTATCTCTACGCGGCCGAGGGCACCAACTGCGAGAACCTCCCGGCCACGCACGAGTTCCTCCGGCGGGTGCGGCGCGAGATCGACGCCCAGTACCCCGACACGGTGATCCTGGCGGAGGCCAACCAGTGGCCCGAGGACGTCGTCGACTACTTCGGCGACTACGCCTCCGGCGGCGACGAATGCCACATGGCCTTCCACTTCCCCGTCATGCCCCGCATCTTCATGGCCGTCCGCCGCGAATCCCGCCACCCCGTCTCCGAAATCCTCGCCAAGACCCCCGCCATCCCCAGCCGCTGCCAATGGGGCATCTTCCTGCGCAACCACGACGAGCTCACCCTCGAAATGGTCACCGACGAAGAACGCGACTACATGTACGCGGAATACGCCAAAGACCCGCGCATGCGCGCCAACATCGGCATCCGCCGCCGCCTCGCCACCCTCCTCGACAACGACCGCAACCAGATCGAACTCTTCACCGCCCTCCTCCTCTCCCTCCCCGGCTCACCGATCCTCTACTACGGCGACGAGATCGGCATGGGCGACAACATCTGGCTCGGCGACCGCGACGCCGTCCGCACCCCCATGCAATGGACCCCCGACCGCAACGCCGGCTTCTCCTCCTGCGACCCCGGACGCCTCTTCCTCCCCACGATCATGGACCCCGTCTACGGCTACCAGGTCACCAACGTCGAAGCCTCGATGTCCGATCCGTCGTCGCTGCTGCACTGGACGCGGCGGATGATCGAGATCCGGAAGCAGAACCCGGCCTTCGGGCTCGGCTCCTACACGGAGTTGCAGTCCTCCAATCCGGCCGTCCTCGCGTTCCTGCGGGAGTACGAGGACGACCTGGTGCTGTGCGTGCACAACTTCTCCCGCTTCGCACAGCCGACCGAACTCGACCTGCGCCGGTTCGACGGCCGCCACCCCGTGGAGCTGTTCGGCGGGGTGCGTTTCCCCGCCATCGGCGAGCTGCCCTACTTGCTCACGCTCGCGGGGCACGGCTTCTACTGGTTCCGGCTCACCCGAGCCGTGGCCCGGGTCGGCCGACGCCGGTGA
- a CDS encoding maltokinase N-terminal cap-like domain-containing protein, protein MTKTAPLRTSTASEVRSVGPLAALLREWLPRQRWFAGKDRPLTDLRMLSMTELYPGCLHLLVHAGQSGVPTPGNTPPAGDCYQLLLGLQKHLSPRLGRALIGRVEEGPLAGLTVHDALQDPRSAHLLLERMRHPGTLGPLCFESDPSVPVPAGLAPRLLEAEQSNTSLVYGDAFILKIFRRIQPGVNPDLEVPVALAGQGCRRVPAPVAWFRTTHPQEATLGVLQPFLPDASDGWTLALKALARGEDFTSEAAELGRATADVHLALAAALPAGPDAEDGRTAAAMTERLEAAAHHVPALRPFVPGLTTAFAALAVCDQGPPAQRIHGDLHLGQVLRAGRDWFVIDFEGEPSRPLAERCLAHSPVRDIAGMLRSFDYAARQRRPWRPEWARRCREAFCAGYAARAGWDPRKKHALLRAYETDRAVYEVLYEARNRPDWLPVPMAAIERLAVRGG, encoded by the coding sequence GTGACGAAGACCGCCCCCCTGCGAACGAGCACCGCGAGCGAGGTCCGCTCGGTCGGGCCGCTGGCCGCCCTCCTGCGGGAGTGGCTGCCGCGGCAGCGCTGGTTCGCCGGCAAGGACCGGCCCCTCACCGATCTGCGCATGCTGTCGATGACGGAGCTGTATCCGGGGTGTCTGCATCTGCTGGTGCACGCCGGGCAGTCGGGTGTGCCGACGCCCGGCAACACCCCTCCGGCCGGTGACTGCTATCAGCTCCTCCTCGGTCTCCAGAAGCATCTGTCGCCCCGGCTGGGGCGGGCCCTGATCGGCAGGGTGGAGGAGGGCCCGCTGGCCGGGCTGACGGTGCACGACGCCTTGCAGGACCCCCGGTCGGCGCATCTGCTCCTGGAGCGGATGCGCCATCCGGGCACGCTGGGTCCGCTGTGCTTCGAGTCGGACCCGTCGGTGCCGGTGCCGGCGGGGCTCGCGCCGCGGCTGCTGGAGGCCGAGCAGTCCAACACGTCGCTGGTGTACGGCGACGCGTTCATCCTGAAGATCTTCCGGCGGATCCAGCCCGGGGTGAACCCCGATCTGGAGGTGCCGGTCGCGCTGGCCGGGCAGGGCTGCCGGCGGGTGCCCGCGCCGGTGGCCTGGTTCCGGACGACGCATCCTCAGGAGGCGACGCTCGGGGTGCTCCAGCCGTTCCTGCCGGACGCCTCGGACGGCTGGACGCTGGCGCTGAAGGCGCTGGCCCGCGGCGAGGACTTCACGTCCGAGGCGGCGGAGCTGGGCCGGGCCACGGCGGACGTCCATCTGGCGCTGGCCGCGGCCCTCCCGGCCGGTCCGGACGCCGAGGACGGGCGGACGGCGGCGGCGATGACCGAGCGGCTGGAGGCGGCCGCGCACCATGTGCCGGCGCTGCGGCCGTTCGTGCCGGGGCTGACCACGGCGTTCGCCGCGCTCGCGGTGTGCGACCAGGGTCCGCCGGCCCAGCGGATCCACGGCGATCTGCATCTCGGGCAGGTGCTGCGGGCCGGGCGCGACTGGTTCGTCATCGACTTCGAGGGCGAGCCGTCCCGGCCGCTGGCGGAGCGGTGCCTCGCGCACTCGCCGGTGCGGGACATCGCGGGCATGCTGCGGTCCTTCGACTACGCGGCCCGGCAGCGCCGGCCGTGGCGTCCGGAGTGGGCGCGCCGCTGCCGGGAGGCGTTCTGCGCGGGCTACGCGGCCCGGGCCGGGTGGGATCCGCGCAAGAAGCACGCCCTTTTGCGTGCCTATGAGACGGATCGCGCCGTTTACGAAGTGCTGTACGAGGCCCGCAACCGGCCCGACTGGCTACCCGTACCCATGGCGGCGATCGAACGACTCGCCGTCCGAGGAGGCTGA
- the glgB gene encoding 1,4-alpha-glucan branching enzyme, giving the protein MALRDTALPEAAGPRPLAAPALDPADRARLLAGAHHDPHSLLGAHPVPEGVLFRALRPFADSVAVVVDGVSTPLVSEEDGLFAAVLPLDAVPAYTLRVAYGGDEREVEDPYRFLPALGDLDLHLVREGRHEELWRALGAEPMTHQGVTGTRFTVWAPNARGVRVAGDFCCWDGTAFPMRSLGAAGVWELFLPGIGEGTRYKFEITSRHGGRFLKADPMARRAEVPPDTASIVHASHYTWGDAEWMAHRGDVPVHVAPFSVYEVHLPSWRPGLSYRELAEVLPAYVTDLGFTHVELMPVAQHPFSGSWGYQVTGFYAPTARLGTPDDFKFLVDALHRAGVGVIVDWVPAHFPKDDWALARFDGDPLYEPGDARRAEHPDWGTFEFDFGRVEVRNFLVANATYWCEEFHIDGLRVDAVASMLYLDYSRDSGQWAPNVFGGREDLDAVAFLQEMNATVYRRNPGVVTIAEESTAWEGVTRPTDSGGLGFGLKWNMGWMHDSLQYIAKEPVHRKYHHHEMTFSMVYAYSENYVLPISHDEVVHGKQALVSKMPGDWWQRRANHRAYLGFMWAHPGKQLLFMGQEFAQGAEWSEAHGPEWWLLDDDYASAGDHRGVRDLVRELNTVYRATPALWERDTDPGGFRWVVGDAADDNVFAFLRYGADGAPLLAVSNFSPVVRHDYRLAVPEEVPAWAEVLNTDDGRFGGGGVGRSGPVKAANGEVLLTLPPLATVWLVPSAV; this is encoded by the coding sequence ATGGCCCTGCGCGACACCGCCCTCCCCGAGGCGGCCGGTCCCCGGCCGCTCGCGGCGCCCGCGCTCGACCCCGCCGACCGTGCGCGTCTGCTGGCGGGCGCGCATCACGACCCGCACTCCCTGCTGGGCGCGCATCCGGTGCCGGAGGGGGTCCTCTTCCGGGCCCTGCGGCCCTTCGCGGACTCGGTGGCCGTCGTGGTCGACGGTGTGTCCACCCCGCTCGTGTCGGAGGAGGACGGCCTGTTCGCGGCCGTCCTCCCGCTGGACGCGGTGCCCGCGTACACGCTGCGGGTGGCGTACGGCGGGGACGAGCGGGAGGTGGAGGACCCGTACCGGTTCCTGCCGGCGCTCGGCGACCTGGATCTGCATCTGGTGCGGGAGGGCCGGCACGAGGAGCTGTGGCGGGCGCTCGGCGCGGAGCCGATGACCCATCAGGGCGTGACCGGCACCCGGTTCACGGTGTGGGCGCCGAACGCGCGGGGTGTGCGGGTGGCGGGCGACTTCTGCTGCTGGGACGGGACGGCGTTCCCGATGCGTTCGCTGGGCGCGGCCGGGGTGTGGGAGCTGTTCCTGCCGGGCATCGGCGAGGGCACCCGGTACAAGTTCGAGATCACCTCGCGGCACGGCGGCCGGTTCCTCAAGGCGGACCCGATGGCGCGGCGCGCGGAGGTCCCGCCGGACACCGCGTCGATCGTGCACGCCTCGCACTACACGTGGGGCGACGCGGAGTGGATGGCGCACCGGGGCGACGTGCCGGTGCATGTGGCGCCGTTCTCGGTGTACGAGGTGCATCTGCCGTCCTGGCGGCCGGGGCTCTCCTACCGTGAGCTGGCCGAGGTGCTGCCGGCCTATGTCACCGATCTCGGCTTCACGCATGTGGAGTTGATGCCGGTGGCGCAGCACCCGTTCTCGGGTTCCTGGGGTTATCAGGTCACCGGTTTCTACGCGCCGACGGCCCGGCTGGGCACCCCGGACGACTTCAAGTTCCTGGTGGACGCGCTGCACCGGGCGGGCGTCGGGGTGATCGTGGACTGGGTGCCGGCGCACTTCCCGAAGGACGACTGGGCGCTGGCCCGGTTCGACGGCGATCCGCTGTACGAGCCCGGGGACGCGCGCCGGGCGGAGCACCCGGACTGGGGGACGTTCGAGTTCGACTTCGGGCGGGTGGAGGTGCGCAATTTCCTGGTCGCCAACGCCACCTACTGGTGCGAGGAGTTCCACATCGACGGGCTGCGGGTCGACGCCGTCGCCTCCATGCTCTACCTGGACTACTCGCGGGACTCCGGTCAGTGGGCGCCGAACGTGTTCGGGGGCCGGGAGGACCTGGACGCGGTGGCCTTCCTCCAGGAGATGAACGCCACCGTCTACCGGCGCAACCCCGGGGTGGTGACCATCGCGGAGGAGTCGACGGCCTGGGAGGGCGTGACCCGGCCGACGGACAGCGGCGGTCTGGGCTTCGGGCTGAAGTGGAACATGGGCTGGATGCACGACTCGCTCCAGTACATCGCCAAGGAGCCCGTGCACCGCAAGTACCACCATCACGAGATGACGTTCTCGATGGTGTACGCGTACAGCGAGAACTACGTGCTGCCCATCTCCCACGACGAGGTGGTGCACGGCAAGCAGGCGCTGGTCTCCAAGATGCCCGGCGACTGGTGGCAGCGGCGCGCCAACCACCGCGCCTATCTGGGCTTCATGTGGGCCCACCCGGGCAAGCAACTCCTGTTCATGGGGCAGGAGTTCGCGCAGGGCGCGGAGTGGTCGGAGGCGCACGGCCCGGAGTGGTGGCTGCTCGACGACGACTACGCCTCGGCGGGCGACCACCGCGGGGTGCGGGACCTGGTCCGTGAGCTGAACACCGTGTACCGGGCCACGCCGGCGCTGTGGGAGCGGGACACGGACCCGGGCGGTTTCCGGTGGGTGGTGGGCGACGCGGCCGACGACAACGTCTTCGCGTTCCTGCGGTACGGCGCCGACGGGGCCCCGCTGCTGGCGGTCAGCAACTTCTCGCCGGTGGTGCGGCACGACTACCGGCTCGCGGTGCCCGAGGAGGTGCCGGCGTGGGCGGAGGTCCTCAACACCGACGACGGCCGCTTCGGCGGCGGCGGGGTCGGGCGGTCCGGGCCGGTGAAGGCGGCGAACGGGGAGGTCCTGCTGACCCTGCCGCCGCTGGCCACCGTCTGGCTGGTGCCGTCGGCCGTGTGA
- a CDS encoding glutamate--cysteine ligase 2 codes for MRTVGVEEELLLVDPETGEPRALSAAVLARAARREEPEEEPSFQKELHAQMVEFATRPQSRTDELAAELTRLRGEAARHAEEAGCAVAALATSPLAVRPSVSVGRRYRWMEEQYGIATQEQIVCGCHVHVSVDSDEEGVAVLDRIRPWLPVLMALSANSPFWQGRETGYSSYRRRVWLRWPSAGPTELFGTAGAYHRRVADMVATGTVLDEAMVYFDARLSARYPTVEVRVADVCLRADTAVLMAVLVRALVETAARAWAAGEEPVDHSISLLRLADWRAARSGLTGDLVHPVTLRHAPAERVVGDLLEHVGDALADNGDLERARASCAALLREGDGARAQREVWERTGSLREVVAACVRLTQE; via the coding sequence GTGCGCACCGTAGGAGTGGAGGAGGAACTCCTCCTCGTGGACCCGGAGACCGGGGAACCGCGGGCGTTGTCCGCCGCGGTCCTGGCTCGCGCCGCGCGGCGCGAGGAGCCCGAGGAGGAGCCCTCCTTCCAGAAGGAACTGCACGCCCAGATGGTCGAGTTCGCCACCCGTCCGCAGTCGCGGACGGACGAGCTGGCCGCCGAACTGACGCGGCTGCGCGGGGAGGCGGCGCGGCACGCCGAGGAGGCGGGGTGCGCGGTGGCCGCGCTGGCCACCTCGCCCCTGGCGGTGCGCCCCTCGGTCAGCGTGGGGCGGCGCTACCGGTGGATGGAGGAGCAGTACGGCATCGCGACGCAGGAGCAGATCGTGTGCGGCTGCCACGTCCATGTGTCGGTGGACTCGGACGAGGAGGGCGTCGCGGTCCTCGACCGGATCCGGCCCTGGCTGCCGGTGCTGATGGCGCTGAGCGCCAACTCGCCGTTCTGGCAGGGGCGGGAGACGGGGTACAGCAGCTACCGGCGGCGGGTGTGGCTGCGCTGGCCCTCGGCCGGTCCGACCGAGCTGTTCGGCACGGCCGGGGCGTACCACCGGCGGGTGGCGGACATGGTGGCCACCGGCACGGTCCTCGACGAGGCGATGGTGTACTTCGACGCCCGGCTCTCGGCGCGCTATCCGACGGTGGAGGTGCGGGTGGCGGACGTCTGTCTGCGCGCCGACACCGCGGTGCTGATGGCGGTCCTGGTGCGGGCGCTGGTGGAGACGGCGGCCCGGGCGTGGGCGGCGGGCGAGGAGCCGGTGGACCACAGCATCAGCCTGCTGCGGCTCGCCGACTGGCGGGCGGCCCGCTCCGGCCTGACCGGTGATCTGGTGCATCCCGTGACCCTGCGGCACGCCCCGGCGGAGCGGGTGGTGGGGGACCTGCTGGAGCACGTGGGGGACGCCCTGGCCGACAACGGCGACCTGGAGCGGGCCCGCGCGTCCTGCGCGGCGCTGCTGCGGGAGGGCGACGGCGCGCGGGCGCAGCGCGAGGTGTGGGAGCGGACGGGGAGTCTGCGGGAGGTCGTCGCCGCCTGCGTGCGGCTCACGCAGGAATGA